One Carya illinoinensis cultivar Pawnee chromosome 5, C.illinoinensisPawnee_v1, whole genome shotgun sequence genomic window, CAATTAATTGACTAATATGACAAAAATCATATTGAAAAATGGAtgtaattgagaaaatcttgtAAGAGGTaacttagaaaataaaaataaaaaatagaactcAAAATCGAGCCTGGAGTTAGCCATTAATGGTTCTGATATCATAtagaaaatggaaataaaatagaataggaGATGGGAAAGGGCAGAGAATAAGAAACTTTGACGActacatctttattattatcaattgtgcttgaataaataatatatatcccTATTTATAAGTGAATGAAGatagagaaataatagaaatacaataaatcaattatacaaattaataatttaatttacacCATAAACTACCTATGGTATAGAATAAGGCTTGGTTTGGAAACACAAggtatctcatcttatctcatttcaaaatttcacataatttttttaattctcaaatatcatttaaatataaatacttttaaatttcaaatcttcaactttttcatcttatcattattacttattcattacaactttatcaaacttccaaacaaaacacagaataattcaacttttttcaaatttgaaaataaaaataatattattctaacATTATTGTaactttatgatatttttattcaaattttttttctcttattttccaaaacccaaaaacatatcttaatccaaactattttactattatttacaaattattgtACTATTATTCAGTAAttcttcaattcatctcatttttcaaactaAGTTTACTTTATATTGcacatattagaatattatgaatattcAGTACGGTATGCATGCGGCGTTGTCGGTATGCTTGAAACGTATCTATATAACTGGCCTTCCATAAGTTGTTCATTCACGACTACGATACTTGAAAACCAACAACCACTAAGTTAACTCAGTCGCCATTTATACACTAATTAGTTGTTCTACAAAATGTCCCTGCTTCCAGTTTCAGGGATTCCTTCCCAAACCCAGAATCCAAGTATTTCTGTTGTAAAACGCCTGTTGGCAACTTTTCACCCAAGCATTTGGGGAGATCATTTCATCTCTTATAATAGCAAGTCCATGGTAGTTGAACATTTGTgaagcccctctctctctctctctctctctctccctccctctctctctctctctctatatatatgtatatatgtatattttctaATGCTTACAGTCTTGAAATGCATATTATGATCTATCATCTTTGTGCTGTAGGAGATTTCCTCTGAGAGCTTGGAGAAAGTTCAAAGGCTGAAAGAAAAAGTGCAGAGCTTGCTGATGGCTCCCGTCGATGATATATCACAAAAGTTGGAGCTGATTGATGCGATCCAACGCTTAGGCGTGTCTTACCATtttgaaagtgagattgataccATACTCCAACAAATTCACAACAATGGTGACGACACTGGAGACTCTGACGACCTCTACACTGTTTCTCTCCGTTTTCGCTTACTGAGGCAGCAGGGTTATAACACTCCGAGTGGTTAGTACTGATTAGACTATTCAAATAAAGGAATAAAGTAAAAGGCCGCCAAAGGTTAATAAATctagttaaaaaaatgattgaagaATACTAcaataattcataaaatttacataaaaaacaaaaaactatggTACGTACCGACCTCTCCGGTTTGAAGAACATTAAAAAATGGAACTAGAGCATGCAATTTGATGGGTGCTTCATCAAAACGCTTATTCGGCACTGTATTGTTTctcatagaaaatatatattggtattgttttgtttacggAAACTTCAGCTGCACAGATCACATGCATGTGCTCATGTGTTGGGGTGATAATGCAGATGTTTTCAGCAAGTTTAAGGACAGTGAAGGGAACTTCGAGGAATCAATTATTCACGATGTGCGAGGTATTTTAAGCCTTTATGAAGCTTCGCATATGAGGGTGCGTGGAGAAGATATACTTGATGAAGCACTTCATTTTACTACAACGCAACTCGAGTCGATGGTGAGTAATTTAAACCCTTCTGTTGCTGCACAAGTGCGTCGTGCCTTAGAGCGGCCGCTTCGAAAATGGATGCCAAGGTTAGAGGCGAGACATTATTTTTCTACCTACCCAGAAACTGCTTCATTTAATGAAGTTGTTCTCAACTTCGCTAAGTTGGATTTTAACATAATACAACGGCTACACCAGAAGGAAGTTTCCGAGCTCTCGAGGTAATTAAGGTCATGTAGATCACATTGTATCGCActtctttatataatatatacctGTTGGTGTTAATTTTGTATATGCATATATGGCAAGATTTGATGTCAGTTTGCGTTCAATTCTTGCTTAGGCGGTGGAAAGAAGATTTAGGGGTCCCGGAAAAGATATCGTATGTCCGAGATAGAGTGGTGGAGTTGTACTTCATGTGGATTTTGGGACCGTACTTTGAACCCCAATATTCTCATGGGAGGATGATGCTTGGCAAAGTGGCCTCCGTGGTCTCAATAATGGATGATACATATGATGCCTATGGTACATTTGAAGAGCTTAAACTCTTTACGGATGCAATTATAAGGTTAACTTAAGGCTCTTCTATCGGATCCAGAATTAATGTCTtgaaacttcttcttttttcaagtCATCAGGAACAAAAACTTGATTGgtctgttttaattttttcttctttaataaattaataacattcAGGTGGGATAACTGCTGCATAGAGCAACTCCCAGAGTACATGAAATCTACCTATCAAGCACTCTTGGATATTACTAAGGAAATTGAGGAAGAGATGTCCAAAGAAGGAAGGATATACGGCCTTTACTATACAAAGGAAGCAGTACGACATGACCAAAAATTAATCACTTTTACTGGCCTCTTTTTCACTAAATTCTGAATTTTTATACTCTGAATGTTTTCATGGCTTTTAATGCAACCAGATCAAAAGGCTAGCTCAAGCCTACCTTCTTGAAGCCAAATGgatgaaggaaaaatatatacCCACGGTGGAGGAGTACATGAGTAACGCCCTAGTAACCGGTGGCTACTCTACACTTGTAACCTTATCTTTTCTTGGCATGGGAGATGCAACAAAGGAGGTCTTCGATTGGGCCTGCGGTAACCCTAAGATTGTTAAAGCAGCAGAAACGATATGCAGACTCATGGATGACTTGTTTCTACTGAGGTACGTATACAACATGGGAAGTTAGCTTTTAAGATTTCAGGAAggatatcaaatatataataaaattttctttgtttaaattAAGTTAACGTTTAAGACAAGTAATAATTTCACATTCATGGA contains:
- the LOC122309462 gene encoding (-)-germacrene D synthase-like; protein product: MSLLPVSGIPSQTQNPSISVVKRLLATFHPSIWGDHFISYNSKSMEISSESLEKVQRLKEKVQSLLMAPVDDISQKLELIDAIQRLGVSYHFESEIDTILQQIHNNGDDTGDSDDLYTVSLRFRLLRQQGYNTPSDVFSKFKDSEGNFEESIIHDVRGILSLYEASHMRVRGEDILDEALHFTTTQLESMVSNLNPSVAAQVRRALERPLRKWMPRLEARHYFSTYPETASFNEVVLNFAKLDFNIIQRLHQKEVSELSRRWKEDLGVPEKISYVRDRVVELYFMWILGPYFEPQYSHGRMMLGKVASVVSIMDDTYDAYGTFEELKLFTDAIIRWDNCCIEQLPEYMKSTYQALLDITKEIEEEMSKEGRIYGLYYTKEAIKRLAQAYLLEAKWMKEKYIPTVEEYMSNALVTGGYSTLVTLSFLGMGDATKEVFDWACGNPKIVKAAETICRLMDDLFLLSLSKREDTLSLPSTAI